A genomic window from Gossypium hirsutum isolate 1008001.06 chromosome D12, Gossypium_hirsutum_v2.1, whole genome shotgun sequence includes:
- the LOC107946845 gene encoding carbon catabolite repressor protein 4 homolog 4 isoform X3 — protein MVIIGRTTTLALIIPRLPLLCTISCSPRLSVSSKLRMSTSASTNTGGSGKSALVIREFVSVEGGGGNARDEADAIRFRLVSYNILAQVYVKSSLFPHSPSPCLRWKARSQVILTLLKDLGADFYSLQEVDEFDSFYKTSMEDLGYSSIYVQRSGQKRDGCGIFYKKNCAELLLEETVEYNDLVPSLHDEAYLSSDKQNAPLTNRNNGDSSKQDLSEKFSILSVKSSPENRGDPNDPRVRLKRDCVGIMAAFKLKHPFHHVVILANTHLYWDPEWADVKLVQAKYLLARLAQFKTLVTDRFECTPSLILTGDFNSTPGDKVYQYLISGNSTSSDRCLEELPLPLCSVYASTRGEPPFTNCTPDFTDTLDYIFFSPSDCLKPVSILQLPELDSPDVAGALPNYSHPSDHLPIGAEFEIAKD, from the exons ATGGTGATCATCGGGAGGACCACAACTCTAGCTTTAATCATCCCTCGCTTACCCCTTCTTTGTACCATATCCTGCAGTCCTCGTCTCAG TGTTAGTAGCAAGTTGAGAATGAGTACGAGCGCAAGCACTAACACGGGAGGAAGCGGCAAGTCAGCACTTGTAATTCGGGAATTTGTTAGTGTAGAAGGCGGCGGTGGCAATGCCAGAGACGAAGCTGATGCTATCAGATTCCGTCTTGTATCATACAACATTTTAGCTCAG GTATACGTCAAGAGCTCTCTGTTTCCACATTCTCCGTCTCCCTGTCTTCG ATGGAAGGCTCGCTCACAGGTAATTTTAACTCTTCTTAAAGACCTTGGAGCAGACTTTTATTCCCTTCAG GAAGTAGATGAGTTTGATTCCTTTTACAAAACAAGTATGGAGGACCTTGGGTATTCCAGTATATATGTTCAGAGAAGTGGACAGAAGCGTGATGGATGTGGAATATTTTATAAGAAAAACTG TGCAGAATTGCTTTTAGAGGAAACAGTAGAATACAATGATCTTGTACCCTCGTTACATGATGAAGCCTACTTATCTTCAGACAAGCAGAATGCACCACTGACCAACAGAAATAATGGGGATAGTTCAAAGCAAG ATTTGTCAGAAAAGTTCTCAATTTTGTCAGTAAAAAGTAGTCCAGAGAATCGTGGAGATCCCAATGATCCACGTGTAAGATTAAAGAGAGATTGTGTAGGAATTATGGCTGCCTTTAAACTCAAGCATCCTTTTCATCATGTTGTTATTTTGGCAAACACTCATCTTTATTG gGATCCAGAATGGGCTGATGTTAAGCTTGTCCAAGCCAAGTATCTTTTAGCGCGCTTAGCTCAGTTTAAAACACTTGTAACAGACAGATTTGAATGTACTCCTTCGTTAATTTTGACTGGTGACTTCAATTCAACCCCTGGAGACAAG GTTTATCAGTATCTTATTTCTGGTAACTCTACATCATCTGATAGATGTTTGGAAGAACTTCCTCTTCCCTTGTGCAGTGTTTATGCTTCGACAAGAGGAGAACCACCATTTACGAATTGCACCCCTGATTTTACTGATACACTTGACTATATTTTCTTTTCCCCATCTGACTGCCTAAAGCCTGTCAGCATTCTCCAACTTCCAGAGTTGGATTCACCTGATGTTGCTGGTGCCTTGCCAAACTATAGCCACCCAAGTGATCATCTGCCAATAGGTGCTGAATTTGAAATTGCCAAAGACTAA
- the LOC107946845 gene encoding carbon catabolite repressor protein 4 homolog 4 isoform X5, with protein sequence MVIIGRTTTLALIIPRLPLLCTISCSPRLSVSSKLRMSTSASTNTGGSGKSALVIREFVSVEGGGGNARDEADAIRFRLVSYNILAQVYVKSSLFPHSPSPCLRWKARSQVILTLLKDLGADFYSLQEVDEFDSFYKTSMEDLGYSSIYVQRSGQKRDGCGIFYKKNCAELLLEETVEYNDLVPSLHDEAYLSSDKQNAPLTNRNNGDSSKQDLSEKFSILSVKSSPENRGDPNDPRVRLKRDCVGIMAAFKLKHPFHHVVILANTHLYWDPEWADVKLVQAKYLLARLAQFKTLVTDRFECTPSLILTGDFNSTPGDKCLCFDKRRTTIYELHP encoded by the exons ATGGTGATCATCGGGAGGACCACAACTCTAGCTTTAATCATCCCTCGCTTACCCCTTCTTTGTACCATATCCTGCAGTCCTCGTCTCAG TGTTAGTAGCAAGTTGAGAATGAGTACGAGCGCAAGCACTAACACGGGAGGAAGCGGCAAGTCAGCACTTGTAATTCGGGAATTTGTTAGTGTAGAAGGCGGCGGTGGCAATGCCAGAGACGAAGCTGATGCTATCAGATTCCGTCTTGTATCATACAACATTTTAGCTCAG GTATACGTCAAGAGCTCTCTGTTTCCACATTCTCCGTCTCCCTGTCTTCG ATGGAAGGCTCGCTCACAGGTAATTTTAACTCTTCTTAAAGACCTTGGAGCAGACTTTTATTCCCTTCAG GAAGTAGATGAGTTTGATTCCTTTTACAAAACAAGTATGGAGGACCTTGGGTATTCCAGTATATATGTTCAGAGAAGTGGACAGAAGCGTGATGGATGTGGAATATTTTATAAGAAAAACTG TGCAGAATTGCTTTTAGAGGAAACAGTAGAATACAATGATCTTGTACCCTCGTTACATGATGAAGCCTACTTATCTTCAGACAAGCAGAATGCACCACTGACCAACAGAAATAATGGGGATAGTTCAAAGCAAG ATTTGTCAGAAAAGTTCTCAATTTTGTCAGTAAAAAGTAGTCCAGAGAATCGTGGAGATCCCAATGATCCACGTGTAAGATTAAAGAGAGATTGTGTAGGAATTATGGCTGCCTTTAAACTCAAGCATCCTTTTCATCATGTTGTTATTTTGGCAAACACTCATCTTTATTG gGATCCAGAATGGGCTGATGTTAAGCTTGTCCAAGCCAAGTATCTTTTAGCGCGCTTAGCTCAGTTTAAAACACTTGTAACAGACAGATTTGAATGTACTCCTTCGTTAATTTTGACTGGTGACTTCAATTCAACCCCTGGAGACAAG TGTTTATGCTTCGACAAGAGGAGAACCACCATTTACGAATTGCACCCCTGA